In Erigeron canadensis isolate Cc75 chromosome 8, C_canadensis_v1, whole genome shotgun sequence, the DNA window ATTTAGTTTTACCGCTTATATGCTGATGATGGATTCATGAAGGACCACTCCAAAGTCCAAATATTTTcgaatagatagatagataaaaattaaaaaccatatCTCAAGGAAAAGTCAAAACAAGAAATAAATCGACCAATAAGACAAGTTTATCATAATATCgtgtgaaaaaaaataagtagacGGTGTAAAGATTCTCAAGGAAGCTTTTGCCCTCTCGAATTTCAAATTTGAATCCATCCACCCTTATATAAACCCATCTATCATTCTCATATTTGAATCaccaacaaacaaaacaaacactCTCTTAATTactagaagtaaaaaaaaatgccTTCAATACACGAAGAAGAAAAATTAGAGCCACTTTTAACACCAAATCCAGACAGATTCTGCATGTTTCCAATCCAATACCCACAAATTTGGGAAATGTACAAAAAAGCCGAAGCCTCATTTTGGACAGCAGAAGAAGTCGATTTATCGCAAGACCAACGTCATTACGAGTCGTTAACAGACGGCGAACGTCACTTCGTGACTCACGTTCTCGCATTTTTCGCCGCATCAGATGGAATTGTTTTGGAAAATTTGGCTTCAAGGTTTATGAAAGAGATACAGATCGCCGAGGCACGTGCTTTTTACGGGTTTCAGATTGCCATTGAGAATATCCATTCGGAAATGTATAGTTTGCTTTTGGAATCTTATATTAAGGATTCTAGTGAAAAGAGCAGGCTGTTTCGTGCTATTGAAACTATTCCGTGTGTTCAAAAGAAGGCCAATTGGGCGCTTAAGTGGATCGATGGGTCCGAATCCTTTGCAGAACGGATCATCGCTTTTGCCTGTGTTGAAGGTACACATATACACAAAatattatacttatatatattcaattgaTCCAATATGAACACTactcataaatatatataataattttgttacATTCACTAACTGCATATCGTATATATGCATTTAGTGAATGTAACAATATTAAATTGAAATAGTATTATTTCAATCTATTTGATATTTGTGAAGTTTGTACGTATTTTTTTGTAGATACAAATCATCTATAGTTtggtctatatatataataaactgtATGTAAGTAATACGGagtataaatgtatatgttGTATGCAACAGGGATATTTTTTTCAGGAAGCTTTTGCGCGATATTTTGGTTAAAAAAGCGCGGATTGATGCCAGGCCTAACATTCTCAAACGAATTGATCTCACGAGACGAAGGACTACATTGCGACTTTGCGTGTCTGCTATACAAATTACTAAACAGCAAACTAACGGAAGAAGGCGTAAAAGGCATCGTTTCTGATGCAGTTGAGATCGAGAGAGAGTTTGTTTGCGACGCGTTACCTTGCGCGCTTGTTGGAATGAACGGTGGTCTTATGAGTCAATACATTGAGTTTGTAGCGGATAGATTGTTGGGAGAATTGGGATGTGGCAAAATGTATGGTACTCAGAACCCGTTTGATTGGATGGAATTGATTTCGTTACGAGGGAAGACTAATTTTTTCGAGAAGAGAGTCGGGGAGTATCAGAAGGCGTCTGTGATGTCGAGTTTGAATGGGTATGGAAGTGATTCGCATGTTtttaaaatggatgaagattTTTAATGGGCTCATTTTGTAACGTTTCTTTTTTATCAATGTTATTGTATTATTAGTTGCTAGTAGTgagtttatgtttatgtttttgttacCTTGTGTTTGTCTTTTGACAAATTACATGAATgaaatttatgtttgtatttgattgatattttttgttACAAAAAAGTGTGGATGCTTCATGCTTGTGAATTgtgataaaaagaaaaggacAGAAAATAGTTAAGCTGAAATATGAACCAGTAGTCAAGTGAAACGGTGTCGTTTTCTTGTATAGTACCCTCTTCATATGAAAAAGAGGTTTTACTTTAAGGACTAAAAAATAAGTGTCAGAAATAAGAAGAAATGTTATCCAGAGAAGAATTGATTCATCTTTTTGATAGATTCTCTACTCTTACCTCCCAGCCTGGTATCaatttctttctcttcttcaattctgtttctttggatAACATAAACTCCcagattatattattattatattatgaatATTATTTAGGGTAGAAaatttggttgagatttgatagTACGTGAATATTGATTGTTTCATACAACAGATGTCAAGAAACGGATTGCAGATGCTGTCAAAGATAATCAGGTATGTGAATGAATATCTGATAATTTGTTGCTAACTAGTTCAACTTAACTGTCACCCAGATACTGTTTAATTCTGTGACCTTTTCCAATTAGATTAGAATAACGATTTACTCCTAAGATACTACTACTATGTATTAGGCTAATTCAATCATGTGTGTATCCACACCTTTTCCCAGCATTTATCATAGGTGATTAATCTTTGTGCTAACCCTCCTTCCTCTTGCCGGCGTGCGACCTTAGTATAGGGAACACTTCACCTTTCATGAAATGGTAAAAACAAAGGGGAACTAAAACATCATGGTATCAAACATCAAAAAAGCATATGTAAACTAAAGGGTGTCTCGAGGGGGACACTGGGGTTGCGCTTTTTGCCCCGATTTTTCAAGACATCACTTTTGTACTGATATATCTATATAGAAGCCTGTTTTGAACCCCAAAAGAAGTATTGAGTCTCTAAGCTTTAGTATAGTATGTCAAAATTTCTAATCGATACTGCCCCATTTCAGAAGGTGGAGACTATGTAAACTTAGTCACAgtgtttttttgaaaggcatCCTTTGTGCTAAATTCTTGGCCAACACATCTTAGAGTTTCTTTTTCCAGCAATGCTACCGAATCCAGGTTAACATCGAGACTATAAGTAATAGCAATACAACAATGaagtataataattattaatcatGAGTGATAACTAATCTAGGTTAACTATTAGATACAGTTAATCATAGAACATGTTGACTGTAACTGATCACAGTAGAACAAGGTTATAATGGCTAATCCATGTGAAAAATAGGAAATTGGTTCTTTGGCGGCCTCACCAATAGGTCAACTATGTTGGTCCCACGGCCAGCTCGTGCGATACTATGACTGAAGGGACACGTGGACAAAATCTTAACCCATGACCTCCACTTTTATGTTGCAAGTCCCTCGCGAATAGTCTACCATCACGAGTACAACAGCCTATTTATGTAAATACTTAGAAAGGCCAATCATTAATGATGGCTAACTATGTTAACGTGCCTAACGGCCAGATTATAGTAACCAGCCAATCGCCATTGAGCATTTTTTATGTATTGAGTATAAATGTTATAGTCATCCCTACAAGCAGATAATGCATCATCTTTAGGTACATTGCATTGGTATTGCTTTGGTATTAATCTTATGGAGTTTAAGTACACTATTATTAAAAGGGCATGTGAAGTTGGTTATGGAAACATTAATTCTTGGAGATGACATGCAACCTGCCATAGTTTAGTGATATCAGCTCCTGCGTGTCATGCGAATGATGTATGTCTTGAATTGCGAGTTTTAAATGTAATGCTAATAAATACAGGAAGCTGTAGCTGTGACTACTGCTATCCAGGAGGAAATACTTAAGGAGATGGGAGTTGGTAAGGCATATTCTTCGATAATTGTATGAAGACTTTTGCATCTATGTTCATCTTACTTGAGATTTTACTGTTTGACCATATAAGGCTGTCTTGTTACAAAAGTTTTAATACACTGTGAAGTTATAGTAGCATATTCAACATGTTGACATCACATGTGATGAATCATTACAGATCCATCTTACGGTCTTGCTTGCTTGGGGAAAGTTAACGCGGAATATGAAAATGACCAGGATTTAATGGTTCGCTTCTATGGATTTGTAGCAAGGTAATCTCCCTTTCTCggtctttctctctctctctctctctctatatatatatatatatatatatatatatatttcacacacacacatgacATTTACACACTTGCCATCCGTTTTAGacaatttgattttatttctaTCCTGAAATGAAGTAGTAAATAGTAATCTTGGAGAACATAGCTTACGTGCAAGTTTTATTTACATGGGAGGTGATTTGTATTCATTAAGCGCTTGTTTTGTGTTGTACTAATTGTTGTTTGTAGATGTTGTGTACATAGTAAAGTTGTTGCGTAAAAGTCAGCTCTACTTTTGCATATCCAATATACACCACTTAGCAGACTTGTGTTCATAATCTGAGCTCTTGAATAGTCATTGATGAATTTCTTAAATGATCGTAAATGTATTGGTT includes these proteins:
- the LOC122580116 gene encoding ribonucleoside-diphosphate reductase small chain-like — encoded protein: MPSIHEEEKLEPLLTPNPDRFCMFPIQYPQIWEMYKKAEASFWTAEEVDLSQDQRHYESLTDGERHFVTHVLAFFAASDGIVLENLASRFMKEIQIAEARAFYGFQIAIENIHSEMYSLLLESYIKDSSEKSRLFRAIETIPCVQKKANWALKWIDGSESFAERIIAFACVEGIFFSGSFCAIFWLKKRGLMPGLTFSNELISRDEGLHCDFACLLYKLLNSKLTEEGVKGIVSDAVEIEREFVCDALPCALVGMNGGLMSQYIEFVADRLLGELGCGKMYGTQNPFDWMELISLRGKTNFFEKRVGEYQKASVMSSLNGYGSDSHVFKMDEDF
- the LOC122579087 gene encoding uncharacterized protein LOC122579087, which produces MLSREELIHLFDRFSTLTSQPDVKKRIADAVKDNQEAVAVTTAIQEEILKEMGVDPSYGLACLGKVNAEYENDQDLMVRFYGFVAREEIACEEAELGPDEYSERLQMQQKLHEQQLEMLKHMRNYGVDDQSAILEKIRQQMEKEDFESESSLLSVAEIQDIISNRS